The sequence ATTTGGTTATATGGTCATTTTATTAGGTTTTCAGGTTTAATCCAATTGTATATTGTCGGATTAGTATTTGTTTAAGTATAGGTGATCTAGatagggtcactacagtattTTTGTTTACTACATATTATTAATCATATTTCTACAAAAGCTACCtattatatatcatataaataGTATAAAAATGAATAGACACATATTCctttattaaattttcaaaactaaaccaacataattaaatatatgaatttttaaaaataaaaaaaaagagcaTACATTCAAGAATTTTGCgtattcaattattattatctaaataccattattattttgtttatcatgttagtaaaaaaaatattaaaagagaGTTGTCAGATAAGCATATACACCGTCTTTAAGTTGTTAGGTGTTAATCAAACTAGACCAAATATCTCAACACCTGAAAATGATCAATCAACAAGTAGTGCGAAAATAGCTCGAAAAAATTTTCAGTGATTCTTTTATACTCAACATAATCAATGCTATCAGCAAGATAAGTAAAAATAGAAGAAAGAAACACGGGATATGTGAAAGTTCGAAGGCAAGATCCTTCTACGTTTTTCCTTCTTTAACTTAGGAAAGAATGCACTAGAAAACTTTTGTTTATACAACTTTTGTATATAAATTATAACTCACTCTAATATTAGGACTTATACACCTTCTAAATCGAAACTCCAAGTTAATAGAAATATAAGACCTCAAATATTAGCTTTCTGTCTTTTGTAGCGGTCGAGAGAGCTTTGAGAAACCAAGAGTGATCCTTGAAGGATCTGATGTAAATCTTCTAAGAGAGGGTTGATTGAGCAGTAGATGATAATGCTTTCTCAACTGCTCAAGGTGGCTGAGAATGTAAGCTCTATAAGAGAGAGTTCTTGAATAAAGAGATAGatcaatttctttttctttcttgaCGCATTCTCTTATTTATACTCTCTCTTGCATGAATTCGTTCAATGTTAGGCTTTGGGCATAATAAATGCAAGAGCACTTTTGTCCTCGTCTTCTTTGATAAATAGTATAGTCTAATTAATGCAATTTGGAATGATTCCAAATGAGAAAAAACGGTCTCAAACAGCTTTTGCACATACCCTTAGTAGTGCACATTTCGGGTAACTATCTGATTTCTTGATCCTTGATAGTTGTGCATTGCCTCATGATCAaccaattttaataaaaaaaaactgatatgttttgaagtacgtgAATCTTGAATCAGAGGATATCTTATCAACATGTTGAAGGGTCTGCAATATCATGCTTAGTTGTTGTAGGCTATTTGTAATATGACCGGGGGTGGTTCTTATGTCTGGGGCAGGTGCTCTTGCCCGGGTGAGGTTTAGTAATCAGGTGAGGAAATATTATGTCTGGGTGATATACTCTGAAAAGATGCATCCGGTTGAGAACTTAGCCACTCGAGTCACCGGGCAAGTACCTGATAGTACATTCAAAATGCAACTGATTTATAagtgttgtttgttatcaccaaaactaaGGGATATAACAAGAATTCTGCATATTCCAATTATCATTAGGGAAAATactttttttggtccattaacatgttcattttttattttggttcatTAATTTTTCCGATTtcggttttggtacactaacttttcaTTTTCAGTTATTTTTGATCCAACTGCATATCTGTCAGCTTCTGATTAGTCCACGTCATCATTTAGGAGCAATCAgaagttgacacgtatgcaattggaccaaaaatcactgaaaatgaaaatttagtgtaccaaaacccaaatcaaaaaagttaatggaccaaaaccaaaaggAAGTAAAGTTACttgaccaaaaaacttatttttccttattattattaaaaaaaaataaacataaaattaagtaaaaaaatattaaaaaagaaaaaaaaagaaaaaaaaggctGCAGCGACCGCTTTTGGTATTGGCACGTTTTGCAGTAGTACTACTGAGATGGCGTTTTGAAGAAAACCCTGTGTTCTTTGCTATTTTCAGCccttgcatatatatatttgacatttgcaattatatatatatatagagttttgctatgctgtCCACCAACCGTGTCAACCTCTGTGCCCACCATGTGCAATAGTTGAGTGTTTTATGCATGGTGAGCACAGAGGTTGACACGGttggtgggcagcatagcaaaactctatatatatatatatatgtgtgtgtgtgtgtgtgtgtgtgatgatGATATATACGATTTCATACCAATTCAATTACTCAATGTATGGCGCTCTTATTTGATTTAGTTTGAATTTTTATACTTCCATGCTTCATATCcgaatttagaaaaaaataaaaatagatgtTTTCTTAGGTGTATATCCTAAGCTTAAAATGAATACGAGAATTTCTTTAGGTTTTGAATTTTGTGAGAACTAATGCCTTGAATACAAATTTTCTCCACATAAAATCTTGAAGTTGTATTTTAAAGTTTCTAACGTTGAGAATTCGAGACTCGAGTGTTTCGTATACAGTGTGTTGCAACATTCTAAATATTTTGAGGTTATAGTCCTTAATAACATATGAAAAATAACGTTTTATGGATACCTCTATTATTTTATGTTCGATTTCCAAAGTCATAATTCTTTTCAAGCccatctcaaaaaaaaaattcatttcaaGCCCAAAAATGATAAACGTAGCCCAAAAACTCTATTCAGAAATTGTTCCCTCTACAATTCAAGATATTTGTAAAAGAAAATCAATGAACTTAATTAATCAAGAAATCAGACAATATAATCTCTACACGCCCTTAATGTCTGATAAAAATGTGATTAATCTCTCGCAAGAGAAATCAACTATCAATCCTCAGCTCCTATATACAGAATCACACAAGGTTAgtgtgctttttttttttttcagtattaaaAATATAGAGAAACCCTGGCTTGCATCATGATCACTAGTACTTAATCGGAAGCTCAAAACTCGAATTCGAACGTTGTATTCCTAGATAAGATTCCGATTTTCTTGTCCGGAGCTAAGTTGTCCACAACCAAAGAACAGTTAACAAAGACCTTGAACTCCCTTAGGGAAAAATCTCCCACCACCACAGTTATAGGTACTTTTACCTTCACAAGCAATGGAATCTTGCCGTTTTTTCGACTATCGGCCAACGCCTCCTGAAGGCCTGATCCAAACTCACTCTTCCCTTTCAAATCGAGTTTCATTATAGTCGTATTCTTGTGGCCCTGCTGAAAGCTAGGCAGCTTTCCAGTGCAAAGATCGGCATCGGAATATGTGACCGCCACCGAGCTTTCTTTCCCGTAGGTAAACCCAATGTTGGTGTTTGGATTATCAGCTTTCACTGTGACAAGGAACTCAGTGGTGAGGCTAAAATCTGGCTGGACATCAAAGGATTTAACCTCGAGATTCTGTACCGAGTAAATCGGAATTCTGGGCTCGTAGACCGTGTAGAAATAGAAGGAAAGAGCTGCTAGGATGATGATGAATAGGAAAAGGCAACAATAACAGCAGCAAATGCACCTAAGGCAGCTTTTCCCACTTGATCTTTTGTGGTAATTTGAATGGTAACGGGGGACGTTGCGACGATACGGAGGAGGTTGGACGTCGCTGCGGCTGCCGTGATGGCTTCCCTCGAGCATGACGTAGGGTGGCGGAGGGCCATTCATGGTGAAAGAATATGATGCATTCAAAATAACAAGGTCTGTTTAGAAGATGCATGAGCACCATTGGAATAGAGGGACAAGGATATTGAAGAAgagatttgttttgattttcctcctctattttttcaaaatatttggcTCGAATTATAAAATTGCTCCTTTGGTTTTGTGAGTGTTTAATTGGTTATTTTATATATGCGGTTGGGAGAGATACATGTATTTCCAAATTTGGGGGATATTTCAAAGCAATCTTTTCTTGATCCAAGATATTTTAGGATTTTCATACGTTATATCTCAACTATGTTTTGTTCATGATGATTTAGGAAAATTTTAGCCTTTGAATCTTCAACATATAATGTAAATTTTCATTAAAATCATGTGAGCGACTCACTAATTATATGGGAGTAAGTAGAGTAGCCATATATTTTTTGGCATAAATATACGTCGTCATGCAATTTTTTGGATAATGATTTTTTATGTAGTGATCTGACTTGGATCACCCATTAACCATAGACTTAAGCATGCACTAATAATAGTAAGAAACTTAATCAGCAATACTGAGGAAATTTAAACTAAAATGCTAAACCCCCAAAATACAACcggtaaataaaacacaaagcACAAGAGTAAtgcaacccaatcgaataaagcTACTCCAACAACCTAGCAGCTAACTGTAAATTCATCCTTGGTCACCAACTACGCACATGTACAAGGTAAACCACATGCAattgccccatcgaatggggtgtctatGAAAATAATACAGACATGAGTGAACTACGTTCAGAACGTAAAGTACGAGTATACAGACTAACATGATGCATATAAAAATGAATGATTGGGTATCTGGGTATACAAGATCGGTCCTGCTCAGAATGGCGCCAATGTGTGAGTAGTACCATCGGGGACTCAAACCACTAGGTAAACTCCCTCACTCCAAACCGGACGTGTATCTACAATGTCCAAGAACACTAGAGCCCGCTCGACCCGTCGGTCACCATGACTCTCTATGTCTATCCGTCCaaaaacagggctgagcgaccctactggaatggctatctcgaaggagataaagGCTCAACATGATATATTCACATGCAGTATAATATatcaaagcagtaaaacattgatcatgacacataatatgcaacacataaatatgCATACTCGCTAGCTatatatctcagtcagtactttaTGTTTCTCAACAACTTTCCTAGGTTTACAGGCATCCATAGTCCATCACTAAAAGTTAAGATAATTACACAACTAATACTGAtataaaagtcttaactactCCCTAATACTACTAGGGATCTCGGACTTTACCTGAGTCCGTCATCAGCCTGCTGATGTCGAAGGCCTTGTCCctagcacagctccgctacaagcCCCATAGCACCTCACTATTGCCCGGCCCTCGAGTATAAGGCTAAAACACTAGGACTATATACTGATACACACTCAAACACCTAAAACAAACATTGAATTGTGTGTTTACGGCCCTATATATAGACCTCAATCAGAAGATTCGATCCTCGGTACGAAATCTCCGATCTAGCATGTTTTCCACGTCTCGAAATGTTCCAGATCGGATGCTCCAATCTGAATCTTTGAAATTTTCGATCATCTTTGGAAGCTCTGAACTCCtacttcggaagttccgatcttcaTGTTTCTCCACGTGTTTACAAACACTAGACGTACACGTCGATAGTGCGCATGGCCTAacctttggaagctccgatctgggttcggaagttccgatctacACACTCAGCTTCCAAACTGTATCGCTTGTTCTGAACActttggaccttccgaactccctTTGGTCCACGttccactacaagaaaaaaggcgaataacaacgctttttccgcgttgttgtTGTCCCAAAAAAAACGTTGTCATaggcagtgttgtaaaagaccgcGGTCatagacaacgcggaaaaagcgttgcggtttttggaaaagacaacgcttaaaaagcgatGTGGTATGTGGAGACGACAACggttaaaaagcgttgtcgtatctatTAAAAGCATTGTGGTATTTTCAAATTACAACGCTTTTTTACACTGAGgaagcgttgtcgtagcttcAATCTACAATGTTTTTATGCGTTGTCATTTCTACAAACAACAACGCCTTTTCAAGGTTGTCTTTTATACAATCTACAACGCTTTTAAGCGTTGTAATTTCCAAATACCACAATGCTTAAAAGCATTGTAGATtgtataaaagacaacgctgcaaaagcgttgttgtttgtagaaatgacaacgcataaaaagcgttgtagattaaagctacgacaacgcttcCTCAGTGTAAAAAAGCGTTGTGCTTGGCAGAGGTTGCTTAAAAAATCATTGTGCTTTGTTGTTAATTTGTGCCAAAATCACcaataaaaagcgttgtcgttaagaacgttgtttttgatttttttttttttgcaaatttaaatGTCTATATAAATAACActattaaaatatatgaaattgCAAATCTGTGGCAAAATATTCTCATAAAAAAGTATAGAGTCATTGTGCTGCAATATATTGAAAGTGCAAGGTATCAACAAGCATTTAGCGCTAGCTATCCCCACAAAGATGGTGTTGCAATATTGAAAGAAAATTGTTCCTATCaatgcaatttttctgaatgccACCACAGTTAGCGATGTTGATCTCCGCCACCAGTAAGAACCAGACGATCTCCGCCACCAGTAAGAACCAGACTTCTGAAATACAATATTAGATAACACAGGTTAAATATAACATAGCAGGGGAAAATGAAATTTGAAATAACTGGAGAGAATATGCTAGCATGAATCTAACCATAAATTTATAAATGACAACACAGTGGAAGCATATCAAACATCATGATCATTTAAAGACACATGAAACAGAAAATAGACTAACAGATGTAAACCTCATAATgacaaaaaatttcaatttccAGAGACTTAAATCCGCACTCCAACATAATCTTGCAACCAAACCGATTATCATTTAAACTATCATACTCCAACACGATAGCCTAAGGAGCAATCCAACATATAAATCTTGCACAAAACAATGTAAAGAATGAAACAATAAACTAAAAAGAAAACCATCATGCAAAATGTAACATTAACATAATCTTCATCCACCAATCATGTTAATACATATTAGAAATCTCAtttccaacaaaaatcaaatttagCTTGTGACAAACTAAATCACAAAACAGAAATATTTGGAAACACATGGCTGATTCAATGATCAAACAAGTAGAAGATGTGCTTGATGAGTTCATTTCAAACAAGGATAAACTGGAGAATATCTGCGGGAGTTCAGCAACAACGTCAAGTAAGAATCCGACAACTCAAACTATTATTTGTTCCTAAGGTATATCTATACATTGACCGAATGAGAAAATGTTGATCTTTGATATCGATTTGGTATGTATGTCCCAGTTAAAATCCCAAAACAGAGACGACGCTGGATAGAAAAAGGGATTGATGAGTCCATCTCGGATGACGCTGGACAGGAAAATGATGGGATTATCCCTCTGAAGCTCATCGACAACATGAGGTAAAAAGCAAAAAGCCAAAACCATTGTTCATTCCTATGACTGTCTATATGTTACCTTGGATGAATATTTTTGACAAATTCGAATCTTGCAAGTATCTCTAACTTTAACCTGTCCAACATAACTCGTACTCGGAATCATCCTCAACAATTACAGCCTTAAACAACACAAATTTGAACCATTTACACAGACGCAAAGTAAAAAGAAGCATGAAAATAACGTAAACAACACAAATTTGAACCAGTTTCAGGAGGGCCTACTGTCTGCTCGAAAAAAAATATGGACAGTTGCATGTGCCCAAATCACCGAATGCACGCATGTATTTAAATATCAAATCAGACTTAGGGATAAACAAAAGTTGGAATCAtacttaatataaaaataaatgagCGTCCATGGACCATATATAGTAGACTATCAATTTCTATTCATATGTTCAAAATGCCAACTTTTATCAATGCATTAAACTTCAAAACAGCAAAATCAAGTAgagaaaacaaaaatatttgtgtTGTATTCTGTCGGAAGGTTGCAACCACTAGCTGCAAGGTGTGTTAAAATTTTGGATCAATGTCAACCGATTAATATTTAAAAGATTAACCAATCAAAAATCTTAGGTATTTTAAACAACACATTGAAATAAACCAATAATATGTCTACCAAAAATTGACAGAGTAAAGGGAACTCTAATTCTAAAACAATATATTTTAACGGGCAAACACTGCACCATTTCATTAGGGGTTACTTTTTAGTCCATTAATTCGTCAAACAAACGTTTTGGTTCACTGACTCTTAATTTCGATGGTTTCAGGCTACTGGGTGACATGGCATCAGTAAAACTATATCCCCAATAAAACTTAAAGTGTAATGAAATGCAAGAGCAATAGATATGATGTATAATTTCTCTAAAATCTAGCAGCTTTAGCCTTTTTTGGATCCGTTTCCCACAGTAAGCAACATCATGTCTGCACATAAAACAACAATTAACCACCTGATCAGCGGTGCATGGTGTAGTGTAATAAATCAGATTCATCAAATCCTCGTGCACTCATGAGTACTCCATGCACTCGaggctttaattaattcaatgcaTCCATGCATTATGATAGCTGCTGCATTATTCAAGACACAAAATACATGTGCATACCTATTCATAAACGTGTTCTTGTATACATTCTGTCAACTCTGAAAGCACCTCTTTAACTTCTTCTAAAGAGTACTCACCTTTTGATAACTGTCACATATATTAtgttaataaaaaatcatataaaaataactttgcaaatttaaaacaatttagttGTAATTATTTGAGTTAAGAAAGATTACTATTGATCGTAGTGAAACGTTCTCGATATTCTCAACTTCTTGAATAATTTGTCTCATATATCTCATCACATAAAGACCACATTGTTTTGCATCTGGCTGCCGAGGACCCTATGGTAGCAGagaaaaatttttgaaaaatttagatatttaaacataatatattaaacata comes from Henckelia pumila isolate YLH828 chromosome 4, ASM3356847v2, whole genome shotgun sequence and encodes:
- the LOC140867586 gene encoding NDR1/HIN1-like protein 6, with product MLEGSHHGSRSDVQPPPYRRNVPRYHSNYHKRSSGKSCLRCICCCYCCLFLFIIILAALSFYFYTVYEPRIPIYSVQNLEVKSFDVQPDFSLTTEFLVTVKADNPNTNIGFTYGKESSVAVTYSDADLCTGKLPSFQQGHKNTTIMKLDLKGKSEFGSGLQEALADSRKNGKIPLLVKVKVPITVVVGDFSLREFKVFVNCSLVVDNLAPDKKIGILSRNTTFEFEF